Proteins from one Molothrus aeneus isolate 106 chromosome 27, BPBGC_Maene_1.0, whole genome shotgun sequence genomic window:
- the PLVAP gene encoding plasmalemma vesicle-associated protein translates to MEKSSFAMAKFGLEHKEAMPKRDCGFYLKYIFLFTSLIQFLIILGLVLFMVYGNAQAGTDTHLRLLEEQVQSHYRRIVALGATNANLSRTLNATLKDRDKVQGMALKVQRELEKCNSSQASSSIPQLRELLFWQVRLTECQVVTTLINSTCTAEKLQLQRQLDQASSSKRTVEDSRKQSQAELTKTTQERDKCQQDLQSARTEGHLSRMELEVQKQSCSSLQSEVSEKILRVLDLAKQYQCKEAEKELGQIRERVEELLRRQKERDSLFMWRSSCELSVQQCRHNCSRDTRELQQRIQGLEKQQKDGEEERKRLQADKEKVGKELEEKRKAAAAMEESLRQQLRVCMGTKMSHLDLPGSRGLGSSARSGSFPGTGAYMELLKNPATLGTMGMQNPAELQQMLQLMEQYTATLKNASG, encoded by the exons ATGGAGAAGAGCAGCTTTGCAATGGCCAAGTTCGGGCTGGAGCACAAGGAGGCGATGCCGAAGCGCGACTGCGGTTTTTACCTCAagtacattttccttttcacctCGCTGATCCAATTCCTGATCATCCTGGGGCTCGTGCTCTTCATGGTGTACGGGAACGCCCAGGCGGGCACCGACACCCACctgaggctgctggaggagcaggtgcAGAGCCACTACCGCAGGATTGTCGCCCTGGGTGCCACCAACGCCAACCTGAGCCGCACGCTCAACGCCACCCTGAAGGACAGGGACAAGGTGCAGGGGATGGCGCTGAAggtgcagagggagctggagaagtgTAACAGCAGCCAGGCCTCCAGCAGCATCCCGCAG CTGCGGGAGCTCCTGTTCTGGCAGGTGAGGCTGACCGAGTGCCAGGTGGTCACCACCCTCATCAACAGCACCTGCACCG ctgagaagctgcagctgcagcgGCAGCTGGACCAGGCCAGCTCGTCCAAGAGAACCGTGGAGGACAGCAggaagcagagccaggctgagctgacCAAAACCACCCAGGAGAGGGACaagtgccagcaggacctgcagAGCGCCAGGACCGAGGGCCACCtgagcaggatggagctggaagtgcagaaacagagctgcagctccctgcagagcgaAGTGAGCGAGAAAATCCTGAGGGTTTTGGATTTGGCCAAGCAATATCAGTGCAAAGAGGctgagaaggagctggggcagatccGGGAGCGcgtggaggagctgctgcggCGGCAGAAGGAGCGCGACTCGCTCTTCatgtggaggagcagctgcGAGCTGAGCGTGCAGCAGTGCCGCCACAACTGCTCCCGGGACACgcgggagctgcagcagaggatccaggggctggagaagcagcagaaggacggcgaggaggagaggaagaggctgCAGGCGGACAAGGAGAaggtggggaaggagctggaggagaagaggaaggcGGCAGCGGCGATGGAGGAGTcgctgaggcagcagctcagggtctgcATGGGAACCAag ATGTCCCACCTGGACCTGCCAGGCTCACGGGGGCTGGGCAGCTCCGCCCGCTCGGGCTCCTTCCCTGGCACGGGTGCCTACATGGAGCTCCTGAAGAACCCGGCCACCCTGGGAACCATGG GAATGCAGAACCCGGCGGAGCTCCAGCAGATGCTGCAGCTGATGGAGCAGTACACGGCCACCCTGAAGAACGCcag CGGATAA